Proteins found in one Streptomyces sp. NBC_00461 genomic segment:
- a CDS encoding alpha/beta hydrolase family protein, whose protein sequence is MFEYFPGNYVWNLGVVAALNSGGLIDEVDRACRPIRDAATRGEDAGTPEFLRAWTALTDQLVAQAEEAEKSGHSRTAGQLYARATNYLCQAERMLSNSDPDRIPTYRRVLELQQKTFDLKDSRVSRVAIPYLDTTLPAYFSQAPAAADGPAPVIVLVNGLDSTKEHMYSSGHWAELAARGISCLMLDQPGTGEALRLQSITARIDAEVWAGAAVDWLETLDDVDRTRIGIVGWSLGGYYAPRAAAFEKRFALVVAWGANHNWGAVQRRRIEREGERPVPHYWEHVLWVWGHDDLETFIPFADGVHLDGVVEQITVPFLIAHGANDRQIPVEYAHRSYDQAIHAPKRDLRIFTPDEGATEHIGLDHLAHVSTFVADWIADTFAVATT, encoded by the coding sequence GTGTTCGAGTACTTCCCGGGCAACTACGTCTGGAATCTTGGCGTCGTCGCCGCGCTGAACAGCGGCGGCCTGATCGACGAGGTCGACCGCGCCTGCCGTCCGATCCGCGACGCCGCCACCCGCGGCGAGGACGCCGGCACCCCCGAGTTCCTGCGGGCCTGGACCGCCCTGACCGACCAGCTCGTGGCGCAGGCGGAGGAGGCCGAGAAGTCCGGCCATAGCCGCACCGCCGGGCAGCTCTACGCCCGCGCCACGAACTACCTGTGTCAGGCCGAGCGCATGCTCTCCAACTCCGACCCGGACCGCATCCCCACCTACCGGCGCGTGCTCGAGCTGCAGCAGAAGACATTCGACCTCAAGGACTCCCGGGTCAGCCGCGTGGCCATCCCCTACCTCGACACGACCCTGCCCGCCTACTTCAGCCAGGCCCCCGCCGCCGCCGACGGGCCCGCCCCGGTCATCGTGCTGGTGAACGGGCTGGACTCGACCAAGGAGCACATGTACTCCTCGGGGCACTGGGCCGAGCTCGCCGCCCGCGGCATCTCCTGCCTCATGCTCGACCAGCCCGGCACGGGCGAGGCGCTGCGGTTGCAGAGCATCACCGCCCGCATCGACGCCGAGGTCTGGGCGGGCGCGGCGGTCGACTGGCTGGAGACCCTCGACGACGTCGACCGCACTCGTATCGGCATCGTCGGCTGGTCGCTCGGCGGCTACTACGCACCCCGCGCCGCCGCGTTCGAGAAGCGCTTCGCCCTCGTCGTGGCCTGGGGCGCGAACCACAACTGGGGGGCGGTGCAGCGCCGCCGCATCGAACGCGAGGGCGAGCGACCGGTCCCCCACTACTGGGAACACGTGCTGTGGGTCTGGGGCCACGACGACCTCGAAACCTTCATCCCCTTCGCCGACGGAGTGCACCTCGACGGCGTCGTCGAGCAGATCACCGTGCCGTTCCTGATCGCGCACGGCGCAAACGACCGTCAGATCCCCGTCGAGTACGCCCACCGGTCCTACGACCAGGCCATCCACGCCCCCAAGCGCGACCTGCGGATCTTCACCCCCGACGAGGGCGCCACCGAGCACATCGGGCTGGATCACCTCGCGCACGTCAGCACCTTCGTCGCCGACTGGATCGCCGATACCTTCGCCGTGGCGACGACGTGA
- a CDS encoding SDR family NAD(P)-dependent oxidoreductase translates to MNRVAGKVALITGTAGGQGRAAALLFAAEGAVVIGTDLDPDGAAATADLVQAAGGRMSSTHPLDLGDEDGVRAWVEDAATKHGGIDIVYNNAGATRFAPVAETSYADWTFTVRNELDIVFLVTKHAWPHLVARGGGAVLLVGSTAGISGSLTNTRIAHTATKGGVVAMTRQLAAEGAAHGIRANCISPGMIRTPATEADLLAADHPMRDIGRHIPLGRVGTPEEIARCALFLASDEASYVTGANLVVDGGWSAVLPGAC, encoded by the coding sequence ATGAACCGGGTCGCGGGCAAGGTCGCGCTGATCACCGGCACCGCCGGCGGTCAGGGCCGGGCCGCGGCGCTGCTGTTCGCCGCCGAGGGCGCGGTCGTCATCGGCACCGATCTCGATCCCGACGGCGCGGCCGCGACCGCGGACCTCGTCCAGGCGGCCGGCGGCCGGATGTCCAGTACCCACCCACTGGACCTCGGCGACGAGGACGGTGTGCGCGCCTGGGTGGAGGACGCCGCCACCAAGCACGGCGGTATCGACATCGTCTACAACAACGCCGGCGCCACCCGCTTCGCCCCGGTCGCCGAGACCAGCTACGCCGACTGGACCTTCACGGTACGCAACGAGCTCGACATCGTCTTCCTCGTCACCAAGCACGCGTGGCCGCACCTCGTCGCCCGGGGCGGAGGCGCGGTCCTGCTCGTCGGCTCGACCGCCGGCATCTCCGGCTCGCTCACCAACACCCGCATCGCGCACACCGCGACCAAGGGCGGCGTGGTCGCGATGACCAGGCAGCTCGCGGCCGAGGGCGCAGCGCACGGGATCCGGGCCAACTGCATCAGCCCGGGAATGATCCGCACCCCCGCCACCGAGGCCGACCTGCTGGCCGCCGACCACCCGATGCGCGACATCGGCCGGCACATCCCGCTCGGCCGCGTCGGCACCCCGGAGGAGATCGCCCGCTGCGCGCTATTCCTGGCCTCCGACGAGGCCTCCTACGTCACCGGCGCCAACCTCGTCGTCGACGGCGGCTGGTCCGCCGTCCTGCCCGGCGCCTGCTGA
- a CDS encoding SDR family NAD(P)-dependent oxidoreductase — MSIRVAGKVVVVTGAGQGQGAAEARLLAAEGATVVALDLGDTPVEELPGVEYRRLDVTNAEGWRNLAADLGTRFGRVDGLVANAGITWRARLEELDPADLARVSEVNVTGTLLGIQALTPLMAGGGSIVVVGSVAALTGHFPLAYTASKWALRGLAKAACLELGPRNIRVNTVHPGYIDTPMTASASPAFLAANVAETPLGRPGTVDEVAPLVAFLLGDDASFITGAEIPVDGGMTAHGGVKSISDAVRAAPR; from the coding sequence ATGAGCATCCGCGTCGCCGGCAAGGTCGTCGTCGTCACCGGTGCCGGCCAGGGACAGGGGGCGGCCGAGGCGCGCCTGCTCGCCGCCGAGGGCGCGACGGTCGTGGCGCTCGATCTCGGCGACACGCCGGTCGAGGAACTTCCCGGCGTCGAGTACCGGCGCCTGGACGTCACCAACGCCGAGGGCTGGCGGAACCTCGCCGCCGACCTCGGCACGCGCTTCGGCCGGGTCGACGGGCTGGTCGCCAACGCCGGCATCACCTGGCGCGCCCGCCTGGAAGAGCTGGACCCGGCCGACCTGGCCCGGGTGTCGGAAGTCAACGTCACCGGCACCCTGCTGGGCATCCAGGCGCTCACTCCGCTGATGGCCGGCGGCGGGTCGATCGTCGTGGTCGGGTCGGTGGCGGCCCTCACGGGGCACTTCCCGCTCGCCTACACCGCGAGCAAGTGGGCGCTGCGGGGCCTGGCCAAGGCCGCCTGCCTCGAACTGGGCCCGCGCAACATCCGGGTCAACACCGTGCACCCCGGATACATCGACACCCCGATGACCGCGTCGGCCTCGCCGGCGTTCCTCGCCGCCAACGTGGCCGAGACCCCGCTGGGACGTCCCGGCACCGTCGACGAGGTCGCCCCGCTGGTCGCGTTCCTGCTCGGCGACGACGCCTCGTTCATCACCGGCGCCGAGATCCCCGTCGACGGTGGGATGACCGCGCACGGCGGCGTGAAGTCGATCAGCGACGCGGTGCGGGCGGCCCCACGATGA
- a CDS encoding fumarylacetoacetate hydrolase family protein, producing MRFATYECESTVACGVVDGARVHPFPAGTTVLDLVRAGLPASLDAGAAALAGPAVALDTVRLLPPLAAPTVRDFVAFEEHVEGVVASVSDGGGVVAEWYEAPTFYFTNPYALIGAHDDVPTPPGSRLFDFECEVAVVIGRDGASLTPEQARDHIFGYTVLNDWSARDLQRREMKVSLGPAKGKDSATTLGPWLVTADELEPYRDADGFLALDMRVSVNDVEIGQDLLSNMGWPFEELISYASRGTWVRAGDVLGSGTCGNGGCLAELWGRRGQQTPPPLRPGDIVEMTVEGIGALRNTVVEGPDLPPVRAARPRSRARKRTP from the coding sequence ATGCGGTTCGCCACCTATGAGTGCGAGAGCACAGTTGCCTGCGGAGTGGTCGACGGTGCACGTGTGCACCCCTTCCCCGCCGGCACGACGGTGCTCGACCTGGTCCGCGCCGGGCTGCCGGCCTCACTCGACGCCGGCGCGGCAGCCCTGGCCGGGCCTGCCGTGGCGCTGGACACCGTGCGGCTCCTGCCGCCGCTGGCCGCGCCGACGGTACGCGATTTCGTCGCCTTCGAGGAGCACGTCGAGGGCGTCGTCGCCTCGGTCTCCGACGGCGGGGGCGTCGTCGCGGAGTGGTACGAGGCGCCGACGTTCTACTTCACCAACCCCTATGCGCTGATCGGTGCGCACGACGACGTGCCGACCCCTCCCGGGTCGCGGCTGTTCGACTTCGAGTGCGAGGTCGCCGTCGTCATCGGCCGCGACGGCGCCTCGCTGACCCCGGAGCAGGCCCGCGACCACATCTTCGGCTACACCGTGCTCAACGACTGGTCGGCCCGCGACCTGCAACGCCGCGAGATGAAGGTCAGCCTCGGACCGGCCAAGGGCAAGGACTCCGCCACCACCCTCGGACCGTGGCTCGTGACGGCCGACGAACTGGAGCCCTACCGCGACGCCGACGGCTTCCTCGCCCTCGACATGCGGGTCTCGGTGAACGACGTCGAGATCGGCCAGGACCTGCTGTCGAACATGGGCTGGCCGTTCGAGGAGCTGATCTCCTACGCCTCCCGAGGGACGTGGGTGCGTGCCGGCGACGTCCTGGGCTCCGGCACCTGCGGCAACGGCGGCTGCCTGGCCGAGCTGTGGGGCCGCCGCGGGCAGCAGACCCCGCCGCCGCTGCGCCCCGGCGACATCGTCGAGATGACCGTCGAGGGCATCGGCGCCCTCCGCAACACCGTCGTCGAGGGCCCTGACCTGCCCCCCGTCCGGGCGGCGCGGCCTCGGTCACGCGCCAGGAAGCGCACCCCATGA
- a CDS encoding VOC family protein, translated as MTNRLITHLRHLDLAVPDHKTQLEFYVNTWGLKAEHSEPGLTFLAAEGSPEQYVVRLRQAPEKRIDLIAFGAATAADVDTLAGRLAADGVTLVTEPGALQTPGGGYGFRFFDNEGRTVEVSSDVAVRAHRAIEEGESIPVRLSHVVLNSADPEGTRAFYEKHLAFALSDTLMHPRMGNMMWFMRINSWHHSIAIARGPHPALHHASFELRGLDEYMRGTGRLLRAEVEKIWGPGRHQAGNNTFSYFLDPSGNTMEYTTELERIDEDTWHPHIYDFTQPEVADQWGTANAMNEFVAAKSFNDPDKGLFVAPPV; from the coding sequence ATGACCAACCGTCTGATCACCCACCTGCGCCACCTGGACCTGGCGGTGCCCGACCACAAGACGCAGCTCGAGTTCTACGTCAACACCTGGGGCCTGAAGGCCGAGCACTCCGAGCCCGGGTTGACGTTCCTGGCCGCGGAGGGCTCCCCGGAGCAGTACGTGGTACGGCTGCGCCAGGCGCCGGAGAAGCGCATCGACCTGATCGCGTTCGGCGCCGCGACCGCGGCCGACGTCGACACCCTGGCCGGACGCCTGGCCGCCGACGGCGTCACCCTCGTCACGGAGCCGGGGGCCCTGCAGACCCCCGGCGGCGGGTACGGGTTCCGGTTCTTCGACAACGAGGGCCGCACCGTCGAGGTCAGCTCCGACGTGGCCGTGCGGGCCCACCGCGCGATCGAGGAGGGCGAGTCGATCCCTGTACGGCTCTCCCACGTCGTGCTCAACTCCGCCGACCCCGAGGGCACCCGCGCCTTTTACGAGAAGCACCTCGCATTCGCCCTGTCCGACACCCTGATGCACCCGCGCATGGGCAACATGATGTGGTTCATGCGGATCAACAGCTGGCACCACAGCATCGCGATCGCGCGTGGCCCACACCCAGCGCTGCACCATGCGTCGTTCGAGCTGCGCGGGCTCGACGAGTACATGCGCGGCACCGGGCGGCTGCTGCGTGCCGAGGTGGAGAAGATCTGGGGCCCTGGGCGCCACCAGGCCGGCAACAACACCTTCAGCTACTTCCTCGATCCCAGCGGGAACACGATGGAGTACACGACCGAGCTGGAGAGGATCGACGAGGACACCTGGCATCCGCACATCTACGACTTCACCCAGCCCGAGGTCGCCGACCAGTGGGGTACGGCGAACGCGATGAACGAATTCGTCGCGGCGAAGTCGTTCAACGACCCGGACAAGGGCCTGTTCGTGGCCCCGCCGGTCTGA
- a CDS encoding cyclase family protein, whose product MTPGGLDRTDPEGAVAAAAKRNSNWGRWGADDILGTLNFLDEAKRREGAALVRRGASFSLAQTFDADGPQKGWRRRTNPVHTMLDTGLEAERGTQGFPHGIGGADDVVFMPLQASTQWDGLGHIFDHGMAYNGRRAGDVVTSEGDKVTGIETTAGLIAGRGVLLDVGRVAGDAAGELPDGFAITVEHLEATVAAHGDSARVGRGDLLLVRTGRLARARREGWGDYAGGPSAGLSFTTADWLHDTEIAGIATDTWGFEVRPNEFDEAFQPLHQVAIPHIGLFLGEMWDLDALAADCAADGVHDFWLTAAPIPVTGAVGAPVAPVAVK is encoded by the coding sequence ATGACGCCGGGCGGGCTCGACCGCACCGATCCCGAAGGTGCCGTCGCCGCAGCGGCGAAGCGCAACTCCAACTGGGGCCGCTGGGGCGCCGACGACATCCTGGGCACACTGAACTTCCTCGACGAGGCCAAACGCCGCGAAGGCGCCGCCCTGGTGCGTCGCGGCGCGAGCTTCTCCCTCGCCCAGACCTTCGACGCCGACGGTCCGCAGAAGGGCTGGCGGCGCCGGACCAACCCGGTGCACACCATGCTCGACACCGGCCTGGAGGCCGAACGCGGCACCCAGGGCTTCCCGCACGGCATCGGCGGGGCCGACGACGTGGTGTTCATGCCTCTGCAGGCCTCGACCCAGTGGGACGGCCTCGGGCACATCTTCGACCACGGCATGGCCTACAACGGCCGCCGCGCGGGCGACGTCGTCACCAGCGAAGGCGACAAGGTCACCGGAATCGAGACCACGGCCGGGCTCATCGCCGGCCGGGGCGTGCTGCTCGATGTCGGCAGGGTCGCGGGTGACGCCGCGGGCGAGCTGCCCGACGGCTTCGCCATCACCGTCGAGCACCTCGAGGCCACCGTCGCCGCGCACGGCGACTCGGCACGGGTCGGCCGCGGCGACCTCCTGCTGGTGCGCACGGGCCGGCTCGCCCGGGCGCGGCGCGAGGGCTGGGGCGACTACGCGGGCGGCCCGTCGGCCGGGCTGTCCTTCACCACCGCCGACTGGCTCCACGACACCGAGATCGCCGGCATCGCCACCGACACCTGGGGCTTCGAGGTGCGGCCCAACGAGTTCGACGAGGCCTTCCAGCCGCTGCACCAGGTGGCCATTCCGCACATCGGGCTGTTCCTCGGCGAGATGTGGGACCTCGACGCCCTCGCCGCGGACTGCGCCGCCGACGGCGTGCACGACTTCTGGCTCACCGCGGCGCCGATCCCGGTGACCGGTGCCGTCGGCGCCCCGGTCGCCCCCGTCGCCGTCAAGTAG
- a CDS encoding FAD-dependent oxidoreductase, with protein sequence MSVPATKRGRVAVIGAGPAGMATALSVHQAGHDVVLLERYPQARPAGNILNLWPPPIKALGLLGVDITDLGAPCYSEFRSAKGRTRARVNLPEHIVADYGGGFIGLLRPELYQRLLAAMPPGVLQLNRTVESFDQDETGVRLKMADGETIEVDVLVGADGIDSLVRRTLWGDSPKREHNLHIFGGFTFDEDLVADPGLCIVSHNRTVQGSWTSIRHKGRHGFQWWVLGAHDAATTFDGDLHTTATAMGAEFPAPLPQLIAATEPGNVQRWVLRDRKPLKQWSKGRATLVGDAAHPTSPYAAYGAGMATEDGYYLGRRLAGLDLSEHAAVRAALDAFEAPRKPHTSRQVQQAYILGKVFHHAPGPLQGVRDAILDRTPFLQKVVGESSPGEILAQIAAIDEAEKRFVAVRGGA encoded by the coding sequence ATGAGCGTCCCCGCAACGAAGCGAGGCCGAGTCGCCGTCATCGGCGCCGGACCGGCCGGCATGGCCACCGCCCTGTCGGTCCACCAGGCCGGCCACGACGTCGTCCTCCTGGAGCGCTACCCGCAGGCCCGGCCGGCCGGCAACATCCTCAACCTGTGGCCACCGCCGATCAAAGCGCTCGGCCTGCTCGGCGTCGACATCACCGACCTGGGCGCCCCCTGCTATTCGGAGTTCCGCTCCGCGAAGGGCCGCACCCGGGCCCGCGTCAACCTGCCCGAGCACATCGTCGCCGACTACGGGGGCGGCTTCATCGGGCTGCTGCGCCCGGAGCTCTACCAACGGCTGCTCGCTGCGATGCCGCCCGGTGTCCTGCAGCTCAACCGCACAGTGGAGAGCTTCGACCAGGACGAGACCGGCGTCCGGTTGAAGATGGCCGACGGCGAGACCATCGAGGTCGACGTGCTCGTCGGCGCCGACGGCATCGACTCGCTGGTCCGCCGGACGCTGTGGGGCGACTCGCCCAAGCGGGAGCACAACCTGCACATCTTCGGGGGATTCACCTTCGACGAGGACCTCGTCGCGGACCCGGGGCTGTGCATCGTCTCCCACAACCGGACGGTGCAGGGCAGCTGGACCTCGATCCGACACAAGGGCCGCCACGGGTTCCAGTGGTGGGTGCTGGGCGCACACGACGCCGCCACCACCTTCGACGGCGACCTGCACACCACCGCGACCGCGATGGGCGCGGAGTTCCCCGCCCCGCTGCCGCAGCTGATCGCCGCGACCGAGCCGGGCAACGTGCAGCGCTGGGTGCTGCGCGACCGCAAGCCGCTCAAGCAGTGGTCCAAGGGCCGGGCCACCCTCGTGGGCGACGCCGCGCACCCGACCTCCCCCTACGCCGCCTACGGCGCGGGGATGGCGACCGAGGACGGGTACTACCTGGGCCGCCGATTGGCCGGGCTCGACCTGAGCGAGCACGCCGCCGTCCGGGCCGCGCTCGACGCCTTCGAGGCCCCGCGCAAGCCGCACACCTCGCGCCAGGTGCAGCAGGCCTACATCCTGGGCAAGGTCTTCCATCACGCCCCGGGTCCCCTCCAGGGGGTGCGGGACGCGATCCTGGACCGGACCCCCTTCCTGCAGAAGGTGGTCGGCGAGTCCTCTCCCGGCGAGATCCTGGCCCAGATCGCCGCGATCGACGAGGCCGAGAAACGATTCGTTGCCGTGCGCGGTGGGGCGTGA
- a CDS encoding putative quinol monooxygenase has product MLIVIGSARALPGRRADLVSAARAVATQSRADEGCESYGFYADLTDDETILSVEIWRDQAALDAHMEHPHTQEFLAAAGSLVDGTPTMRFHTVAD; this is encoded by the coding sequence GTGCTGATCGTGATCGGCAGTGCCCGTGCGCTTCCCGGACGCCGGGCTGACCTGGTGTCGGCCGCTCGTGCCGTCGCCACGCAGTCCCGTGCAGACGAGGGCTGCGAGTCCTACGGCTTCTACGCCGACCTCACCGACGACGAGACGATCCTGAGCGTCGAGATCTGGCGCGACCAGGCCGCCCTCGACGCGCACATGGAGCACCCGCACACGCAGGAGTTCCTCGCCGCAGCCGGCTCGCTGGTCGACGGCACGCCGACGATGCGTTTCCACACCGTCGCCGACTGA
- a CDS encoding family 78 glycoside hydrolase catalytic domain — MLCAPVDLRTDTLGSPLCIGSRSPEFAWRLPAGGVAQAAYQVQVTAGDGSAAGEPAWDSGRVTGTEPFGVTYEGTSLMSCRRYRWRVRVWSGTEQEPGPWSEYASFETGVLDPERWAACWVSGPAPAAKTDYRVLYLRTTVDLPAPVLRGRAYVSALGWYRFFVNGRDLTGPALVPRWTPFDQYVEYQAYDVTEAFRAGGNVVSMAIGDGRFRGANGLTAKQAVYGDRTAGLVQVDLDLEDGSTVTVVSDGSWQAGTGRIGPADPMFGERVDLRVPDEDWLTSHAPPARFGPAEVLDDRRTLIAEDVPAVCEIERLSPRTVSRASSGKQIVDFGQNFAGVVRIRLPAGPGTTVRLTHSEVLRKDGELDIDYIHGLPVNRWYQRDEVILGDEATWWSPWFTIHGFRYVEVDGLPGDLSAQDIEGIVLSSTLPDTGGFDCSDQRLVRLRRNVSWSLRSNFTDTPTDCPSRERSGWTGDIQVFAPTSTTFVDAQAYLRRYLRNLAAEQLPDGRVPVFVPAEASSFSGGMAKLMRMVAQSAGWGDAAVLLPWTLYRYYGDRPVLERQYPSMTAWVDQLTRRAREKRRITRRLRGSANPDVDPFLLDTGFHFGEWLRPGQGFAASILDSMRHSPVTATAYFEHSARTLSDIATVLGRDADATRYREIADHTRSAWRAAFLHDDGRVGTDRQDDYVRALAFGLLEHEERPAAVDRLVALIEEADDHLATGFLSTPMLLPVLVDAGRPDVAWRLLLQTTTPSWLYQVEQGATTVWETWNGYNTKGEAKESHNHYALGAVVGFLTEYVAGLSPTEPGYRVFDVRPLVGGGLTSARAEVQTPYGAASSSWVADESQVTLEVTVPPGSTARVHTGIGNRPQEFSSGTHTVVWPRAERGQG; from the coding sequence ATGCTGTGCGCCCCTGTAGATCTGCGGACCGACACGCTGGGCAGTCCGTTGTGCATCGGCAGTCGAAGTCCGGAGTTCGCGTGGCGGCTGCCTGCCGGGGGCGTGGCCCAAGCCGCGTACCAGGTACAGGTGACCGCTGGGGACGGTTCCGCCGCGGGTGAGCCGGCTTGGGACAGCGGTCGGGTGACCGGCACGGAGCCCTTCGGTGTCACGTACGAGGGCACGTCGCTGATGTCGTGCCGGCGCTACAGGTGGCGGGTGCGCGTCTGGTCCGGGACGGAGCAGGAACCCGGTCCTTGGAGCGAGTACGCATCGTTCGAGACGGGCGTACTGGACCCGGAACGCTGGGCCGCATGCTGGGTGAGCGGGCCCGCCCCCGCGGCGAAGACCGACTATCGCGTGCTGTACCTGCGTACCACGGTCGACCTTCCCGCACCCGTGCTTCGGGGCCGGGCCTACGTCTCCGCGCTGGGCTGGTACCGCTTCTTCGTCAACGGACGTGACCTCACTGGCCCGGCGCTGGTGCCGCGCTGGACGCCGTTCGACCAGTACGTGGAATACCAGGCTTATGACGTGACGGAAGCCTTCCGTGCCGGCGGCAACGTTGTGTCGATGGCGATCGGGGACGGCAGATTCCGCGGGGCCAACGGGCTCACCGCGAAGCAGGCCGTCTACGGCGACCGCACCGCGGGCCTCGTCCAGGTGGATCTCGATCTGGAGGACGGCAGCACGGTCACGGTCGTCAGCGACGGATCCTGGCAGGCAGGGACAGGGCGCATCGGCCCTGCCGACCCGATGTTCGGGGAGCGGGTCGACCTGCGCGTACCCGATGAGGACTGGCTGACCTCACACGCACCACCAGCCCGGTTCGGGCCCGCCGAGGTACTCGACGACCGGCGCACGCTGATCGCCGAGGACGTTCCCGCGGTGTGCGAGATCGAGCGGCTCTCTCCTCGCACCGTCAGCCGGGCGTCTTCGGGTAAGCAGATCGTCGACTTCGGGCAGAACTTCGCCGGCGTGGTGCGGATCCGTCTTCCCGCAGGACCCGGGACCACCGTCCGCCTGACGCACAGCGAGGTCCTGCGCAAGGACGGCGAGCTGGACATCGACTACATCCACGGACTTCCCGTGAACCGCTGGTACCAGCGCGACGAGGTCATTCTCGGCGACGAAGCAACCTGGTGGTCCCCGTGGTTCACCATCCACGGATTCCGCTACGTCGAGGTCGACGGCCTGCCCGGCGACCTGAGTGCCCAAGACATCGAGGGCATCGTTCTGTCCTCGACGTTGCCGGACACCGGCGGCTTCGACTGCTCCGACCAGCGGCTCGTCCGCCTTCGTCGGAACGTCTCCTGGTCACTTCGGTCGAACTTCACCGACACCCCGACGGACTGTCCAAGCCGGGAACGCTCCGGCTGGACCGGGGACATACAGGTCTTCGCCCCGACGTCCACCACGTTCGTCGACGCCCAGGCCTACTTGCGCCGCTACCTGCGCAATCTGGCCGCAGAGCAGCTGCCCGACGGTAGAGTGCCGGTCTTCGTTCCCGCTGAGGCCTCGTCCTTCTCCGGAGGAATGGCCAAACTGATGCGCATGGTGGCGCAGTCGGCCGGCTGGGGAGACGCCGCCGTACTGCTGCCCTGGACGCTGTACCGGTATTACGGCGACCGGCCCGTCCTGGAGCGGCAGTACCCGAGCATGACCGCATGGGTCGATCAACTGACCCGCCGGGCTCGCGAGAAGCGGCGCATCACCCGGCGCCTGCGCGGCAGCGCGAACCCTGACGTCGACCCCTTCCTGCTGGACACCGGCTTCCACTTCGGCGAGTGGCTGCGTCCGGGGCAGGGCTTCGCCGCGTCGATTCTCGACAGCATGCGGCACAGCCCGGTGACGGCCACCGCCTACTTCGAGCACTCGGCGCGCACTCTGTCCGACATCGCGACTGTCCTCGGCCGCGACGCCGATGCCACCCGCTACCGGGAAATCGCGGACCACACGCGCAGCGCATGGCGGGCGGCCTTCCTGCACGACGACGGCCGTGTCGGAACCGACCGCCAGGACGACTACGTCCGCGCCCTCGCCTTCGGCCTGCTGGAACATGAAGAACGCCCCGCGGCCGTCGACCGGCTGGTCGCGCTCATCGAGGAAGCCGATGACCACCTGGCCACCGGCTTCCTTTCCACGCCGATGCTGTTGCCGGTCCTCGTCGACGCGGGCCGGCCCGACGTTGCCTGGCGTCTGCTGTTGCAGACCACCACGCCGTCCTGGCTGTACCAGGTCGAACAGGGGGCGACCACCGTCTGGGAGACCTGGAACGGGTACAACACGAAGGGGGAGGCAAAAGAGAGCCACAACCACTACGCCCTCGGTGCGGTGGTCGGCTTCCTCACCGAATACGTCGCCGGGCTGTCGCCGACTGAACCGGGCTACCGCGTGTTCGACGTCCGTCCACTGGTGGGCGGCGGACTGACCTCCGCCCGCGCCGAGGTGCAGACGCCCTACGGCGCAGCCTCCAGCAGCTGGGTCGCAGACGAGAGCCAGGTGACTCTGGAGGTCACGGTTCCCCCAGGCAGCACCGCGCGCGTGCACACCGGCATCGGCAATCGCCCGCAGGAGTTCAGTAGCGGTACACACACGGTGGTCTGGCCCCGCGCCGAGAGAGGGCAGGGCTGA
- a CDS encoding TetR family transcriptional regulator, which translates to MIFPFDLAGATVPADALHAQRGHARFLVEDKQAHYALTVKKNQAGLYERLHSLPDKAAARAGVGKATVYRRWRSRAELAARRIWASRAGSRGGPEAPGGRRSRALGSGMPALFSH; encoded by the coding sequence GTGATCTTCCCGTTCGACCTGGCCGGAGCGACCGTGCCTGCCGACGCCCTGCACGCCCAGCGCGGCCACGCCCGCTTCCTCGTCGAGGACAAACAGGCGCACTACGCGCTGACGGTGAAGAAGAACCAGGCCGGACTCTACGAGCGGCTGCACTCCCTGCCGGACAAGGCCGCGGCACGAGCGGGGGTGGGCAAGGCGACCGTGTACCGGCGCTGGAGGTCCCGCGCAGAGCTGGCCGCGCGCAGGATCTGGGCATCCCGGGCGGGGTCACGTGGAGGGCCCGAGGCACCGGGGGGACGACGCAGTCGCGCACTGGGATCGGGCATGCCTGCTCTCTTCTCGCACTAG